The Microbacterium oleivorans genome contains the following window.
GCTTGATCTGCGAGAGCGAGATGTGGCCCATGATGACGCCGGCGATGGAGCCGATGATCGGCAGGATCCAGATGAAGCCGACGATCGAGGAGATCATCGACACGATCGACAGCGCGTTCGTCTTCTGCTGCGCGTAGCCCCCGCCGTAGCCGTATGCCGGCGGTGGATAAGCGGCGGGCTGGTAGCCCTGCGCGGCAGACGGGTAGCTCTCCTGCTGCTGCGGCGGCGTCGCGTACGGGGGAGCGGGCGGCGGCACGGGCGAGGCCGAGGCGGGCTGCGGGGGGGTGGGATTCGGCTGCTGCGGCTGGGCGGGATCGCTCACATCTGCTCCTCGTCGACGTCGGGTCGCCAGCTTATCGGTCACGGGTGCGCCCGCACGCGGCCGCTAGGCTTGCGGGGTTCCCGCCGCCGTCACAGGAGAGTCGCATGTCCACGTCCCGAGTCGTCCTCATCACCGGAGGCAATCGCGGCATCGGCCGTGCGATCGCCGAGCGCTTCGTCGCGGACGGGCATCGGGTCGCGGTCACGGCGCGATCGGGCGAAGGTCCCGTCGGCGCGCTCACCGTTCGCGCCGACGTGACCGATGCGGCCTCTCTCGACGCGGCCCTCTCGCAGGTCGAGGCCGAGCTCGGGCCGGTGGAGGTCGTGGTCGCGAACGCGGGCATCACGAAGGACACCCTTCTGCTGCGCATGAGCGAGGACGATTTCGATTCCGTCGTCTCGACGAACCTCGGCGGCGCGTTCCGGGTCGTCAAACGCGCCTCCAAGGCGATGCTCCGCGCTCGCTGGGGCCGCGTCATCCTCATCTCGAGCGTCGTCGGGCTCTTCGGCTCCGCGGGGCAGGTCAACTACTCGTCGTCCAAGGCCGGCCTCGTCGGCTTCGCACGCTCCCTCACCCGTGAGCTCGGTGCGCGCGGGATCACGGCCAACGTCGTGGCACCGGGGTTCATCGAGACCGACATGACCGCCGCGCTGCCCGAGGACACCCAGGCCGAGTACAAGCGCAGCATCCCCGCGGGACGGTACGGTTCGCCGGCCGAGGTGGCCGCTGCCGTGGCGTGGCTCGCCTCCGACGAGGCCGCCTACATCTCCGGCGCCGTCATCCCGATCGACGGCGGCCTCGGCATGGGGCACTGACCGGAGGCGCTCACACCAGCGCGGCCGCGATGGTTCGCGCCAACCGTTGCGGCTGCGAGAACTGCGGCCAGTGGCCCGAGCCGAGCTCGACGACGTTCGCATCCGCGATCGCGTCGAACTCGGCGAGGAACGGCGGCCAGTCGGCGAGCATGGCGGTGAACGCGGCGCGGTCCGCCGAGCCCGAGAGCACCGTGACCGGGATGCCGTAGCGGCGCGGGTCCGACAGCACCACCGGGTCGGTCGGCACGCGACCGGGAACGGGATGCGTGCGCTCCGCCCATCGTTCCCGCGTCGGCAGGTCCAGATCCGCGACATCGGGATCGTCGAAGAAACTCCATCCCGGGAAGGGCACGAGCCCGTCGACGACCGGGAACTCCGAGATCTCGGCCCCCTCGGCAGGCGGGGCGGTGTCGACGAACACCACCCTCGACACGCGTTCGGGCCGGCGGTCCGCGGCCGCCCACGCGACGTTGCCGCCTCCGCTGTGGCCGACGAGCGCGATCCCGGGCGCGTCGGGGTCGACCCCGTCGATGCGCTCGACGACCGCGGCGATCCAGTCGGCGAGCCGGGCATCCGGGTCAGGGTGCGGTCCGACGCCCGGCAGCGTGAGCGGGTGCGGTGTGTGTCCCGCGTCGCGGAGCGCGGGGACCACGTCGTCCCACGAGGAGGCGTCGAGCCAGAGGCCCGGAATGAGGATCACGTCCATGCCACGACGCTAGCCCCGTGGGCCCGCGCGCGACAGTGGCCGGCCGGCCAGCCGATCGGCCGGGTCAGGGCAGCAACGGGATGAGCTCGCGCAGATCGACCGGTCCCACGACGAGATCCGCCTGGCGTCGGACGGCGGGCTTGGCGTTGAACGCGACCCCCAGGCCCGCGGCCGCCATCATGCGCAGGTCGTTGGCGCCGTCGCCGACGGCGATGGTGCGGTTCGGCGGGACGTCGCGCTCCGCCGCCCAGGTCCGCAGCGATACGGCTTTGGCTTCCGCGTCGACGATGTCTCCGTCGACGGTGCCGTCGAGAGCGCCGTCTCGGACGCTCAGACGGTTCGCGCGCCAGACGTCGGCATCGAGTCCCGGCGCGATCACATCGAGGATCTCGTGGAACCCGCCGGAGACCACGGCGGCTGCGCCCCCGCGGTCGTGGATGGCGTCGATCAGCTCCCGCGCGCCGGGCGTCGGCTGGACGCGTGCCAGCACCCGGGCGAAAGCGGCGACGGGGACACCGGCCAGCGCTGCGACGCGGGAGCGCAGGCTCGAGGCGAAGTCCACGTCGCCGCGCATGGCGGCCTCGGTGGCGGCGGCGACCTCGGCGCCGCGTCCCGCCTCGTCGGCGATCAACTCGATGACCTCGTTGCGGAGCAGCGTCGAATCGGCATCGAAGACCACGAGGAAGCGTGCAGGTCGCATGCCCCCACGCTAGCGGGGCTCGGGGTCAGCGCTCGACGCGGGCGTTCTTGGCGACGATGGTGATGCCGCTGTCGGTGACGGTGAACCCGCGGGCGAGATCGCGGTCGCGGTCGACGCCGACGGTGGCGCCGTCCTCGAGGACCACGTTCTTGTCGAGGATCGCCCGGTGCACCCGGGCTCCGGCGCCGACGCTGACGTAGTCGAACAGCACCGAGTCGGTGATGGTGGCACCGCCCCCGGAGAGGGTCCACGGGCCGACGACACTGCGTTCGAGGTGGGTGCCCGACAGCACCGACCCGAGCGAGACGATGGAGTCGATCGCATTGCCCATACGCCCCACGCTGTCGCGCACGAACTTCGCCGGCGGGGAGTTGACCGCCTGCGAGTGGATCTGCCAGTCGGTGTTGTAGAGGTTGAAGATCGGCAGGGTCGAGATGAGGTCCATGTGCGCGTCGAAGAACGACTCGATCGTGCCGACGTCGCGCCAGTAGTTGCGGTCGCGCGGGGTCGATCCGGGGACGTCGTTGCGCTTGAAGTCGTAGACGGCGGCCTCGCCGCGGTCGACGAAGTACGGCACGATGTCGCCGCCCATGTCGTGGTTCGAGGTGGGGATCTCGCCGTCGGCCTCGACGGCCTCGATGAGCGCGTCGGTGTCGAAGATGTAGTTGCCCATCGAAGCGAGCACCTCGTGCGGCGAGTCGGGAAGGCCCGCCGGATCCTGCGGCTTCTCGAGGAAGGCGCGGATGCGGGTCTCGTCGGTCGGCTCGACGTCGATGACGCCGAACTGGTTGGCCAGGCCGATCGGCTGCCGGATACCGGCGACCGTGGCGCGCGCGCCCGACTCGATGTGCGCGTCGAGCATCTGGCGGAAGTCCATGCGATACACATGGTCGGCGCCGATGACCACGACGATGTCGGGCTTCTCGTCGTTGATCAGGTTCAACGACTGCAGGATCGCGTCGGCGGAGCCGGAGAACCAGCGCTTGCCCAGACGCTGCTGGGCGGGAACGGACGCCACGTACGAGTCCAGCAGCGCCGACATGCGCCACGTCTGCGACACGTGGCGGTCGAGACTGTGCGATTTGTACTGCGTGAGCACGACGACCTGCCGCAGCCCCGAGTTGATGAGGTTGGAGATCGCGAAATCGATGAGGCGGTACTGGCCGCCGAACGGCACGGCGGGCTTCGCGCGATCAGCCGTCAGCGGCATGAGGCGCTTTCCCTCGCCGCCGGCGAGAACGATTCCGAAGACCTTGGGCGCTGCTGGCATGGCACCACACTAGGCCCGGCGAACGCTGGTGTACTAGCGTTCGAGCCATGCGTGTAGACATCGTCTCGAAGGAGTATCCTCCCGCGATCTACGGGGGTGCCGGGGTGCATGTCACCGAACTCGTCCGTGCCCTGCGAGAGAGCATCGAGGTTCAGGTGCGCGCGTTCGGAGAGGGGCGCGACGAGGCCGACACGACCTCGTACGGCACGCCCGTCGAACTGCGGGACGCCAACGCGGCCCTGCAGACGCTCGGCATCGATCTCGAGATCGTCGGGGATGTCGCCGGCGCCGACGTGGTGCACAGCCACACCTGGTACGCCAACTTCGCGGGACACGTCGCCTCGCTGCTGCACGGGATCCCGCACGTCATCACGGCGCACTCGCTCGAGCCGCTCCGGCCCTGGAAGGCAGAGCAACTGGGGGGCGGCTACGCGGTCTCGAGCTACATCGAGAAGACGGCCTACGAGAACGCGGCCGCCATCGTCGCCGTCAGCGACGGGATGCGCCGCGACATCCTCCGCAGCTACCCGTCGCTGGACCCCGAGAAGGTCTCGGTGATCTACAACGGCATCGACGTCGACGCCTGGCGGCCGGTCGACGACATCGCCGTGCTCGAGCGTTTCGGCATCGATCCCGCCCGCCCGTCCGTCGTCTTCGTCGGCCGGATCACCCGGCAGAAGGGGCTGCCGTACTTCCTGCGCGCGGCGCGGCTGCTGCCGACGGACGTGCAGGTCGTCCTGTGTGCGGGGGCGCCCGACACCCCCGAGATCATGACCGAGGTGCAGGGGCTCGTCCGCGAGCTGCAGCAGGAGCGTTCGGGCGTCGTGTGGATCGAGGAGTTCCTGCCCCGCGACCAGCTGTGCGCGATCCTGACTGCGGCGACGACGTTCGTGTGTCCGTCGGTCTACGAGCCGCTCGGAATCGTCAACCTCGAGGCGATGGCCTGCGGCGCCGCCGTCGTCGGTACGGCCACGGGCGGCATCCCGGAGGTCGTCGTCGACGGGGTGACCGGCCGTCTGGTCCCGATCGAGCAGGCCGAGGACGGCACGGGAACCCCCCTCGATCCGGAGCGGTTCGTCGCCGACCTCGCCGGTGTCCTCACCGAGGTGGTCAGCGACCCCGAGACCGCGCAGCGGTACGGCGCGGCGGGCAGAGAGCGCGCCGCGAAAGACTTCAGCTGGGGCGCCATCGCGCAGGAGACGGCCGCGTTGTACGCGAAGGTGGCGGAGGCCGGCCGCTAGGCTGAACACATGCCGCAGGTCCTGGAGTTCTCCGACGTCGTCGTCCGCCGAAACGCCCGGAACATCGTCGATCGGGTCGACTGGGCGGTGAGCGATGACCAGCGCTGGGTCGTGCTCGGCCCGAACGGCGCGGGCAAGACCACGGTGCTCCAGCTCGCCGCGAGCCTGCTCCATCCCACGTCGGGGACGGTCGAGATCCTCGGCGAGCGACTCGGTCGCACCGACGTCTTCGAGTTGCGCCCGCGCATCGGCTTCGCCTCGTCTGCGATGGCGCGACGCGTCCCCCCGGAGGAGACCGTGCTGAACGTCGTGCTGACGGCGGCCTACGCGGTGCTCGGCCGCTGGCGCGAGGACTACGAGGACATCGACGAGCGGCGCGCCATGCGGGTGCTCGCGGAGTGGAAGCTCGACGGCCTCGCCGACCGGACGTTCGGAACGCTTTCGGACGGCGAGCAGAAGCGGGTCCAGATCGCGCGCGCGGTCATGACGGATCCCGAACTGCTCCTGCTCGACGAGCCGACGGCGAGCCTCGACCTCGGCGCGCGCGAGGAGCTGCTCTCGCTGCTCGGCGGCTACGCCCAGGCGCCCACGACTCCCGCGATGATCATGGTCACCCACCACGTCGAGGAGATCCCCGTGGGATTCACCCACGTGCTGCTCCTGCGCGAGGGGCGCGTCGTCGCGGCCGGTCCGCTCGCCGACGCCCTGACCGCCGAGAATCTGACCGAGACCTTCGGCCTGCCCATCACGCTGACGTCGGCCGACGGCAGGTATGCGGCGCGGGCGGCGTCCTGAAACCTGGTAAGATCGCTCTTTGGTGCGAACGCACCGCAGACTTCCCTCGCCCTGGCAAAATCCAGGGCACCACGTAAGGAAACCCATGAAGACTGACATCCACCCCGAGTACCGCGCCGTCGTTTTCCGCGACCTCGGCTCCGGCGAGACCTTCCTGACCCGTTCGACGGTCTCGAGCGACAAGACGATCGAGCTGGACGGCGAGACCTACCCGGTCATCGACGTCGAGATCTCGTCCGCGTCGCACCCGTTCTACACGGGCAAGCAGCGCATCATGGACTCGGCCGGCCGCGTCGAGAAGTTCAACCAGCGCTTCAAGAACTTCGGCTCCAAGTAAGCAGCCCAGCGCGAAAGCCCCGCTCCGGCGGGGCTTTCGTCGTTTCCGCGGCTGGGCCGGGGCCGATCAGGGCTTGACGATCGGGATGGCCGCCGTCTCGACGGCGACCTTGCGTCGGTGGAGCGCCCGTTGCTCGGGCAGCGAGATGTCGAACACCACGGCGAGCAGTCGGATGACCGTCGTCACCGCGATGCCGCCGATCGCCGCCACGACGATGGGCGCCCCGAGCGCTGCGGCGCCGGCGAGCGCCGCGCAGCCCACCGCGGCCGCCACGGCGTACAGCGATCTGACGTGCATGATCGCGACCGGCAGGCCCATGATGACGTCCCGCAGGATGCTGCCTCCGACGGCTGCGCAGGAGCCGATGAAGACCGCCGGGACTACCGGTAGCCCGAGCACGAGCGCCTTGCTCGTGCCGAAAGCGCCGAACAGGCCGATCACGACGGCGTCCAGGCCAATGATGACGGCGTTGAGCCGCCGGAAGATGTTCGACAGGAGCATGCCGACCAGCGCGGCCGAGGTCGCCGTGATGAGGTACCAGTTGCTCTGGAGGGTCACCGGTGGGACGCCCAGCAGAAGATCGCGGATGAGGCCCCCGCCCATCCCGATCAGGATGCCGATGATGACGACGCCGAGCGGATCGAGACGTCTCCGCCCCGCGAATCCCGATGCGAACAGCGCACCCTGCACGCCGCCGAGGCCGACGGCGGTCAGATCCGCCCACAGCGGGATCACGAACTGAGCTTGCGTCACGGGTCCATTGTCGCCGGTCCGCGGGATAATCGATGCGTGCCCACCTACCGCGACGAGGTCGTGATCCTCCGCACCCACAAGCTGGGTGAGGCGGATCGCATCGTCACCATGCTCAGTCGCCGCCACGGCAAGCTGCGGGGCGTCGCCAAGGGCGTTCGGCGCACCTCGTCCCGTTTCGGTGCACGGCTCGAGCCCTTCATGGTGGCTGACGTGCAGCTCTACAAGGGACGCAACCTCGACATCGTCCAGCAGGCGGAGTCGCTCGGATCCTACGGTGCCGAGATCGCGAGCGACTACGACCGGTACACCTCGGCCTCGGCGATGGTGGAGGCCGCCGACCGGCTGAACGAGGCCGAGACGACGCCGCAGCAGTACCTGCTGCTCGTCGGCGGTCTGCGCGCCCTCTCACGCGGCGAGCACGACAGCCGTGCGGTACTGGACTCCTACCTTCTGCGCGCCATGGCGCTGTCGGGCTGGGCGCCCTCCCTCGACGCCTGCGCACGGTGCTCGCGTCCGGGGCCGCATCCCGGCTTCGCCGCCCCGCTCGGCGGGTCGGTGTGCGACGCGTGCGCCCCGGTGGGCTCGGCGCGGATCACCGACGAGACCGGAGACCGACTGCGGGCCCTGATCGCGGGGGAGTGGGACATCGTCGACGCCGGTTCGCCGCGCGCGGCGGCATCCGCCTCGGGACTGATCGCCGCCTACGCCCAATGGCACCTCGAGCGCGGCATCCGTTCCCTCGGCCACATCGCGGCGTCGCGATGAGGGCCACTCGTGGCGTTGCGGTTGCCGCCGCCGCGAGCACCCTAGGCTCGAAGCGATGAGTCCCAAGCCGTACACGCACCGCGACGCGGTCCCGTACCGTCCACTCGACTGGACGGGAGTCCGCCCCCCGACGTTCCCGCGTGGCGGGGTCCCCGAGCATGTCGCGATCGTGATGGACGGCAACGGACGATGGGCCAACCGGCGGGGTCTGACCCGCATCGAGGGCCACCGCGCCGGTGAGGAGGTGCTGCTCGACGTCGTGGCCGGCGCCGTCCAGGTCGGCGTGAAGCACCTCAGCGTGTACGCCTTCTCGACCGAGAACTGGTCGCGCTCGCCCGACGAGGTGCGCTTCCTCATGGGCTACAACCGCGATGTCCTGCATCGCCGTCGCGACCAGCTCAACGAGTGGGGCGTCCGCGTCCGGTGGGCCGGGCGCAGGCCGCGCCTGTGGGGGTCGGTGATCTCGGAGCTGCAGTACGCCGAGCAGCTGACGCGCGACAACGACGTCCTCACGCTCACGATGTGCGTCAACTACGGCGGCCGCCACGAGATCATCGACGCCATGCGCGCGATGGGCGAACAGATCGCGGCGGGGCGGATGAAACCGTCCGCCATCACCGAGAAGACTCTGCGCCGGCACCTCTACGTGCCCGACATGCCGGATGTCGACCTGTTCATCCGCTCCAGCGGCGAACAGCGGACCTCGAACTTCCTGCTGTGGGAGGCGGCGTACGCCGAGATGGTCTTCCTCGACACGCTCTGGCCCGACTTCTCGCGCACCGATCTGTGGGGAGCGATCCAGCTCTACCTCTCGCGCGACCGCCGTTTCGGCGGGGCGGTCGACGCCCCCACGGCGTGAGGGAATATCGCACGAACCTCGGGGCGTTGCACCCGGTGTGACGGACGCAATCAAGATCGACGTGTGGAGCGACATCGCCTGCCCGTGGTGCTACATCGGCAAGCGCAACCTCGAGTCGGGCCTCGCCGCGACGGCAGATGACGACGACGCCCCGCGCGTCGACGTGACCTTCCATTCGTTCGAGCTCTCGCCCGACACGCCGGTCGACTTCGAGGGCGACGAGCTGGACTTCCTCTCGAGCCACAAGGGCATGCCGCGCGAGCAGGTCCAGCAGATGCTCGAGAACGTCACCGGTGTCGCCAAGAACGCCGGTCTCGACTACCACTTCGACATCCTCAAGCACACCAACACGGTGAAGGCCCATGAGCTGCTCCACCTCGCCAAGGCGCAGGGGCGTCAGCACGAGATGGCCGAGCGTCTGATGGCCGCGTACTTCACCGAGGGACGCCACGTCGGTCGCATCGACGACCTCGTCGACCTTGCGGCCGAGGTGGGGATCGACCCCGACGTCGCACGACGGGCGCTCGAATCCGAGGAGTTCCTCGACGCCGTCCGAGCCGATCAGGACCAGGCCCGTCAGTACGGGATCAACGGCGTTCCGTTCTTCGTCATCGACGGCAAGTACGGCGTATCGGGCGCACAGCCCGCCGACGCGTTCGCGCAGATCGCCCGCCAGGTGTGGGCCGAGCGCAGTGCGGTCGAAACGGTCGGATGACCCTCAGCGGGGCAGGTTCGCCTCGATGACGGCCACGATCTCGGGAGCGTCGGGTTTGGTCTGAGGGCGGAACCGGTGCACATCGCCCGCGGGAGTGATGACGAACTTCTCGAAGTTCCACATCACCGGGCCCCGCGCTCCCTCGGCGTTGCGCGCCTTCTTCAGCGCCTTGTAGAGCGCTGCGGCATGCGAGCCGTTGACGCGGACCTTGTCCATGACCGGGAAGCTCACGCCCCACGTCATGGCGCAGTAGTCGAGGATCTCTTCCATCGAGCCCGGTTCCTGCCCCATGAACTGGTTGCACGGGAACCCGACGACCTGCAGGCCGCGCTCGCCGTAGGTGCGCTGCAGCTGCTCGAGCTGCTCGTACTGCGGGGTCAGCCCGCACTTGGAGGCGACGTTGACCACCAGCAGCACGCCGTCGCCGAGATCGCCGAGAGTGGTCTCGGATCCCTCCGCGGTGGCGAAGGGGATGGAACGGATGTCGGTGGTGGCTTCGGTCACGTCCCCAGGGTACGCCCGCCCGCCTTACGGCATCCGTCCTTCTGGGAGAATGATCCGGTGAGTACCGTCCTGTCCGCCTCCCCGCGCCTGCGGATCGGCCCGATCGCGCTGGAGGCCCCCGTCGTCCTGGCCCCGATGGCCGGGATCACCAACACCGCGTTCCGTCGACTGTGCCGCGAGTACGGCGCGGGTCTCTACGTCAGCGAGATGATCACGACGCGCGCGCTCGTCGAGCGCAACGCCACGACGATGCGTCTGATCACCCACCACGAGTCCGAGAAGCCGCGTTCCATTCAGCTCTACGGCGTGGACCCCGCGACGACCGAGGCCGCCGTGCGCCTCCTGGTCGAGGAGGACCGCGCCGATCACATCGACCTCAACTTCGGATGCCCGGTTCCCAAGGTGACCCGCAAGGGCGGGGGAGCGGCGCTGCCGTGGAAGCTCGACCTGTTCCGCGACATCGTCACCCGCGCCGCGCGCGCCGCCGGGGACGTCCCTCTGACGGTGAAGATGCGCAAGGGGATCGACTCGGACCACCTCACCTACCTCGATGCGGGTCGCATCGCCGAGGACGCCGGTGTGTCGGCCGTCGCCCTCCACGCCCGCACCGCGGCGGAGTACTACTCCGGGCATGCGGACTGGTCCGCCATCGCCGCGCTCAAGGAAGCCGTCAGCAGCATCCCCGTGCTCGGCAACGGCGACATCTGGTCTGCCGAGGACGCCGTCCGCATGATGGCGGAGACCGGCTGCGACGGCGTCGTCGTCGGACGCGGGTGCCTCGGGCGTCCCTGGCTGTTCGGCGACCTCGCGCGTGCGCTGGGCGAGCCCGGGTCCGCCGGCCCCGAGGTGGACGCCACGCTCGGGTTCGTGGCGACGGCCTTCCGCCGTCACGCCGAGCTGCTCGTCGAGTTCTTCGAGGACGAGGGCCGGGGATGCCGCGACATCCGCAAGCACGTCGCGTGGTACTTCAAGGGCTATCCGGTCGGGGGTGACACGCGTGCGCGTCTGGCGACCGCGTCGAGCCTCGAGGAGATCGACGACATCCTCGCCACGCTGGACTGGTCGGCGCCGTACCCCGGCGCGGCGGCCGAGGGACAACGCGGGCGCGCCGGAACCCCCAAGCGTCCCGCGCTCCCCGATCGCTGGCTGGAATCACGAGACGTCGACGCCGCGGAGTCGTCGGCGATCGCCGCGGCGGAGATCGAGAACAGCGGTGGCTGAGGTCACGAGCGGTGTCGGCGTCTCGGCGGGACGCCCCGCCGGGTACGACGATCACGACGCCGCGCGCTTCCACCACGAGGAGCATCGGTCGCGGCGCGACAGCTTCGCCCGAGACCGTGCTCGCGTGCTGCACTCGGGGGCGCTGCGTCGGCTCGCGGCCAAGACGCAGGTGCTGAGTCCCGCGAGCCCTGCCGATTTCGCGCGCAACCGGCTCACCCATTCGCTCGAGGTCGCTCAGGTGGGCCGCGAACTGGCGATCGCCCTCGAGCTCTCGCCCGACGTCGTCGACACCGCGTGCCTCTGCCACGACCTCGGGCATCCGCCGTTCGGGCACAACGGCGAGCGTGCTCTGAACGACTGGGCCGAGGACATCGGCGGATTCGAGGGCAACGCGCAGTCGCTGCGCATCCTGTCGCGGCTCGAGCCGAAGGTGGTCGACGCCTTCGGTCGCAGCGCCGGTCTGAACCTCACCCGCGCGAGTCTCGATGCGACGTGCAAGTACCCCTGGACGGTCGAGCACGCCATTCCCGACCCGGGCGGACGGCAGAAGTTCGGCGTCTACCCCGAGGACGAGGCGGTCTTCCGGTGGATGCGCGAGGATGCCCCGGGCCGGCTCCGGTGCATCGAGGCCGAGGTCATGGACCTCTCCGACGACATCGCCTACTCGGTGCACGACTTCGAGGACGCCGTCCTCAACGGCTACCTGGATCCGCGCCGCCTCGCCGACCCGCGCGAGCGCGAGGCGCTGCTGACGGCGATCCAGAGCTGGGTCGGCTACGGGTTCACCAAGGACGAGCTCGGAGACGCGCTGTACCGGCTCACGCGGCTGCCCGAGTGGCTGCTGTCGTACGACGGGTCGCGCGCCGACATGGCGCGTCTGAAGAACCTCACCTCGGACCTCATCGGCCGCTTCGCACGCGCGGCGACCGCTGCCACCCGAGAGCACTACGACATCCCGGTGCTGACCCGATTCCGGGGTCGGGTCATCGTGCCCCGGGTCATCGAGGTCGAGATGGCGGTGCTGAAGGGGGTCATCGGAGCCTTCGTGGTCTCGATCGAGGGACGGAAGGGCCTCTACAAGGAGCAGCGTCGCGTATTGCGCCGTCTCGCCGATGCGCTGTGGGACCGGCCGGAGCACCTCGACGTGCTGCACGGCGAGGA
Protein-coding sequences here:
- a CDS encoding deoxyguanosinetriphosphate triphosphohydrolase; the protein is MAEVTSGVGVSAGRPAGYDDHDAARFHHEEHRSRRDSFARDRARVLHSGALRRLAAKTQVLSPASPADFARNRLTHSLEVAQVGRELAIALELSPDVVDTACLCHDLGHPPFGHNGERALNDWAEDIGGFEGNAQSLRILSRLEPKVVDAFGRSAGLNLTRASLDATCKYPWTVEHAIPDPGGRQKFGVYPEDEAVFRWMREDAPGRLRCIEAEVMDLSDDIAYSVHDFEDAVLNGYLDPRRLADPREREALLTAIQSWVGYGFTKDELGDALYRLTRLPEWLLSYDGSRADMARLKNLTSDLIGRFARAATAATREHYDIPVLTRFRGRVIVPRVIEVEMAVLKGVIGAFVVSIEGRKGLYKEQRRVLRRLADALWDRPEHLDVLHGEDFAAAVTDAARRRVIVDQVATLTDRFAIEWHGRLVGPVDLRELGLWSSDPRAAAPSHFALPEPIEGL
- the dusB gene encoding tRNA dihydrouridine synthase DusB, with the translated sequence MSTVLSASPRLRIGPIALEAPVVLAPMAGITNTAFRRLCREYGAGLYVSEMITTRALVERNATTMRLITHHESEKPRSIQLYGVDPATTEAAVRLLVEEDRADHIDLNFGCPVPKVTRKGGGAALPWKLDLFRDIVTRAARAAGDVPLTVKMRKGIDSDHLTYLDAGRIAEDAGVSAVALHARTAAEYYSGHADWSAIAALKEAVSSIPVLGNGDIWSAEDAVRMMAETGCDGVVVGRGCLGRPWLFGDLARALGEPGSAGPEVDATLGFVATAFRRHAELLVEFFEDEGRGCRDIRKHVAWYFKGYPVGGDTRARLATASSLEEIDDILATLDWSAPYPGAAAEGQRGRAGTPKRPALPDRWLESRDVDAAESSAIAAAEIENSGG
- a CDS encoding glutathione peroxidase codes for the protein MTEATTDIRSIPFATAEGSETTLGDLGDGVLLVVNVASKCGLTPQYEQLEQLQRTYGERGLQVVGFPCNQFMGQEPGSMEEILDYCAMTWGVSFPVMDKVRVNGSHAAALYKALKKARNAEGARGPVMWNFEKFVITPAGDVHRFRPQTKPDAPEIVAVIEANLPR